Proteins from one Prevotella sp. E2-28 genomic window:
- a CDS encoding 4-alpha-glucanotransferase produces the protein MKLIFNLEYLTSFGEQLVLNIIGSDGKNTEQLAMSTCDGYHWTVELSCTKKSGALMDYYYSVMRGDKEVRHEWLVEPHRLELVATKSALYTVFDHWIDTPADSYMYSSAFTDCVMARERQMSPGTEFQRTIRLKVRAPQLRNGERLALVGSANYLGVWDCSKALPMAEHECHEWVVSLDADRLSDYTEFKFVILGENVIWENCQNRILIKPEMQQGEVVVYELQQSWFSIPLWKGAGTVIPVFSLRSEGSFGVGDFGDLKMMVDWCAKTGQNILQILPINDTTITHTWQDSYPYNSISIYALHPQYTDLRQLPAIKDEDLKAKFEALRLELNALPQIDYERMMTAKMEYLQVLFKQEGTAMKRRASYKQFVETNKEWLAPYARFCFYRDKYGTATFSEWPKELPKADQKVLDFWYFIQYNLDQQMRAAHEHARKHKVILKGDIPIGISRDGVEAWVEPRYFNLNGQAGAPPDPFSEDGQNWGFPTYNWDEMLKDDCSWWVRRFRKMAEYFDAYRIDHVLGFFRIWEIPVPEKSGLMGQFAPALGMSREEIEAYGIYGHLDDLFLVDHKRDDRWHPRIAIQFKPAYQLLSDEEKDNFNRLYNDYFYRRNNQYWYNEAMKKLPRLTQATRMLVCAEDLGMVPDCVPWVMNELRILSLEIQSMPKDPHVRFGQLQLNPYRSVCTISTHDMSTLRQWWDEDVPRTQDYFNNELHYDGPAPHPMPGWLCKDVVARHLMSPSMLCLLSLQDWLSIDEHLRLPDQNAERINIPANPRHYWRYRMHLTIEQLMQADDFNREITILIKQGNR, from the coding sequence ATGAAATTGATTTTCAATCTGGAGTATCTGACTAGTTTCGGAGAACAGCTAGTCTTAAACATAATCGGTAGTGATGGTAAAAACACAGAGCAGCTTGCCATGTCAACATGCGACGGCTATCACTGGACGGTAGAACTGTCGTGCACTAAGAAGAGTGGCGCTTTGATGGATTATTACTATAGCGTGATGCGTGGTGATAAAGAGGTGCGCCATGAATGGCTAGTAGAGCCTCATCGCTTGGAACTAGTGGCCACGAAAAGTGCTTTATATACGGTATTCGACCATTGGATTGACACCCCAGCCGATAGTTATATGTACTCATCGGCTTTCACCGATTGCGTGATGGCCCGTGAGCGCCAGATGAGTCCTGGCACAGAATTCCAGCGTACCATTCGCCTGAAAGTGCGCGCTCCACAATTGCGCAATGGTGAACGACTGGCCTTGGTTGGTTCCGCCAATTATCTGGGTGTATGGGACTGCTCTAAGGCTTTACCTATGGCCGAGCATGAGTGCCATGAATGGGTGGTCAGCCTTGATGCCGACCGTCTGTCTGATTATACGGAATTCAAGTTCGTTATTCTAGGCGAGAACGTCATATGGGAGAACTGCCAGAACCGCATCCTTATCAAGCCTGAGATGCAGCAAGGTGAGGTTGTGGTCTATGAATTACAGCAGTCGTGGTTCAGTATTCCTTTATGGAAAGGTGCAGGCACGGTGATTCCCGTCTTCTCATTGCGTAGTGAGGGCAGCTTTGGTGTAGGCGACTTCGGCGATTTGAAGATGATGGTTGACTGGTGTGCTAAGACTGGTCAGAACATTCTTCAGATTCTGCCCATCAACGACACCACAATTACTCATACTTGGCAGGATTCCTATCCATATAACTCTATCAGCATCTATGCCCTGCATCCTCAATATACCGACCTGCGTCAGTTGCCTGCCATTAAGGATGAGGATCTGAAAGCGAAGTTCGAAGCACTACGCCTGGAGCTCAATGCCCTGCCACAGATTGACTACGAGCGCATGATGACTGCCAAGATGGAATACCTGCAGGTACTCTTCAAACAGGAAGGAACAGCCATGAAACGTCGTGCTTCCTACAAGCAGTTTGTTGAAACCAACAAAGAATGGCTGGCTCCTTACGCCCGTTTCTGCTTCTATCGCGACAAATACGGCACTGCCACCTTCTCGGAATGGCCAAAAGAACTGCCAAAGGCCGATCAGAAAGTGCTCGACTTCTGGTATTTTATTCAGTATAACCTCGACCAGCAGATGCGCGCTGCCCATGAACATGCCCGTAAGCATAAGGTCATCCTGAAGGGTGACATCCCCATTGGCATCAGTCGCGATGGTGTGGAGGCTTGGGTAGAACCACGTTATTTCAACCTCAACGGACAGGCTGGTGCTCCCCCCGATCCGTTCTCTGAGGACGGTCAGAACTGGGGCTTCCCAACTTACAACTGGGACGAGATGCTCAAAGACGACTGCTCATGGTGGGTACGCCGCTTCCGTAAGATGGCTGAGTATTTCGATGCCTACCGTATCGACCACGTGCTAGGCTTCTTCCGTATCTGGGAGATTCCCGTGCCCGAAAAGTCCGGTCTGATGGGACAGTTTGCACCTGCCCTCGGCATGAGTCGCGAAGAGATTGAAGCATATGGTATCTACGGCCATCTGGACGACCTCTTTCTAGTAGATCATAAGCGTGATGATCGCTGGCATCCACGTATTGCCATCCAGTTCAAGCCAGCCTACCAACTGTTGTCTGACGAGGAGAAGGACAATTTCAATCGCCTATATAATGACTATTTCTATCGTCGTAACAACCAGTATTGGTATAACGAGGCTATGAAGAAACTGCCTCGCCTGACGCAGGCCACACGTATGCTCGTCTGTGCAGAGGACTTGGGAATGGTACCCGATTGCGTGCCCTGGGTGATGAATGAGCTACGCATCCTTTCTCTTGAAATTCAGTCAATGCCCAAAGACCCGCATGTACGCTTTGGACAGTTACAGTTAAACCCTTACCGCTCTGTCTGCACTATCTCTACCCACGACATGTCCACACTTCGTCAGTGGTGGGATGAAGATGTTCCTCGCACGCAGGACTACTTCAATAATGAGTTGCACTATGACGGTCCTGCCCCCCACCCCATGCCAGGTTGGCTCTGCAAGGATGTGGTGGCACGCCATCTGATGTCACCCTCTATGCTCTGTCTGCTGTCATTGCAGGACTGGCTCTCTATAGATGAACACCTGCGTCTACCTGACCAGAATGCAGAACGTATTAATATACCTGCTAATC